The following proteins are co-located in the Leptospira selangorensis genome:
- a CDS encoding alginate export family protein, which translates to MFRFFRTIHQIQSIGKFSLILLFLTVGSPSIFAQAANKGTVTAEPSPTPVTATPQKSAAEEEDSYVSPMKSGGLTPDFTRSTFFEPELGKKVANHKKAWLNDWIRIGAYVRPRYEDRYNLAFDKSNKGYTSRAMQTSQVFFIIDPSPYFSAKVTFQDARVWGGETPASVGDVRANVFDGAGATTTSNPAAGGTGTTIPSQTTIREAFILLKKLPLDAKVQLGRQILAYGDQRLLGGANWTMNGLSYDGARIMFDQDNYKIHFFGTKIAANQNGVNGVVSANAPISVTDPVTKKTTVVNPGQPDQYIVGTYNSVTAKDWFTLDVYSIGLLTKKTAIAGAKSDLDLYNNSWTKQQSDLITTGFRITNRTANNNLPKDGFWGALDWAIESAWQTGATGERSVKDPLLNSYVQQNVAGLATSNYGTQAQKYSGSMHVFQTGYTFFEKFRAGFQYTYASGDRNRTDGSNGTFQTLTNPRFGVFPYWNNVSGLSENIDTKNLSSYNLNFSYKTDHYGTFYAAYIINNKVQTQDAWYAINGSANTGASTESNGVGQNVITVGGTGKNLYNEFDLTWMYVLNDYVSIWIGGGILTAGNAVKNQRNALYHYNLQATSTETAGLHLNTGVATGANGTASMAHMFFFQVNAGF; encoded by the coding sequence ATGTTTCGATTCTTTAGAACAATCCACCAAATCCAATCGATTGGTAAATTCAGTTTAATTCTACTATTTTTAACCGTTGGTTCCCCGAGCATATTTGCTCAAGCAGCCAATAAAGGAACCGTAACAGCGGAACCTAGCCCAACACCGGTCACTGCGACTCCTCAAAAGTCCGCAGCAGAGGAAGAGGATAGTTATGTTTCTCCAATGAAATCCGGCGGCCTAACTCCAGATTTCACGAGAAGTACATTCTTCGAGCCTGAATTGGGAAAAAAAGTCGCAAACCATAAAAAGGCGTGGCTGAACGACTGGATCAGAATAGGAGCGTATGTTCGTCCTAGATATGAGGATAGATATAACCTAGCATTCGATAAATCGAATAAAGGTTATACTTCCAGAGCGATGCAAACCTCTCAGGTCTTCTTCATCATCGATCCTAGTCCTTATTTTTCTGCAAAAGTTACTTTCCAAGACGCAAGAGTCTGGGGAGGAGAAACTCCAGCGAGCGTGGGTGATGTTCGTGCGAATGTTTTTGACGGAGCAGGAGCAACAACGACGAGTAACCCTGCAGCTGGCGGCACGGGAACTACCATACCGAGCCAAACCACCATCCGAGAAGCTTTCATTCTTTTGAAAAAACTTCCTTTGGATGCTAAGGTCCAACTAGGTAGACAAATTTTAGCATACGGTGACCAGAGATTACTAGGCGGTGCCAACTGGACAATGAACGGTCTGTCTTATGACGGAGCTCGTATCATGTTCGATCAGGACAATTATAAGATCCACTTCTTCGGAACTAAAATTGCTGCCAACCAGAACGGTGTGAATGGAGTGGTTTCGGCTAATGCACCTATTAGCGTCACAGACCCAGTCACCAAAAAAACAACTGTAGTAAATCCAGGACAACCTGATCAGTACATCGTAGGTACCTATAACTCCGTAACTGCAAAAGATTGGTTCACTCTAGATGTTTATTCCATCGGGCTTTTGACAAAAAAGACTGCGATTGCAGGAGCTAAATCAGATTTAGATCTTTATAATAACTCTTGGACAAAACAACAAAGTGATCTGATCACAACTGGTTTCAGGATCACTAACAGAACCGCGAATAATAATCTTCCAAAAGATGGATTCTGGGGAGCTTTAGATTGGGCGATTGAAAGTGCATGGCAGACTGGAGCCACAGGAGAAAGATCTGTAAAAGATCCTCTTTTGAATTCTTATGTGCAACAAAACGTGGCTGGACTCGCTACTTCTAATTACGGTACCCAAGCACAAAAATATTCGGGCTCTATGCATGTTTTCCAAACTGGTTATACTTTCTTCGAAAAATTTAGAGCCGGTTTCCAATATACTTACGCTTCCGGGGACAGAAACCGCACGGATGGAAGTAATGGGACCTTCCAGACTCTTACAAACCCGCGATTCGGAGTATTTCCTTATTGGAATAACGTCTCAGGTCTGTCAGAAAATATTGATACTAAAAACTTAAGTTCTTATAATCTCAATTTTTCCTATAAGACTGACCATTACGGAACATTCTATGCTGCTTATATCATCAATAATAAGGTCCAGACACAGGATGCTTGGTACGCGATCAACGGTTCCGCAAATACCGGAGCTTCTACTGAAAGTAATGGTGTAGGGCAAAATGTGATCACTGTAGGTGGAACTGGTAAAAATCTCTACAACGAGTTCGACTTAACTTGGATGTACGTTTTAAACGATTACGTTTCGATCTGGATTGGTGGTGGTATCTTGACTGCGGGCAATGCTGTTAAGAATCAGAGAAACGCTCTCTATCATTATAATCTTCAGGCCACGTCAACAGAAACCGCAGGCCTTCATTTGAACACAGGAGTTGCGACAGGAGCGAACGGAACAGCCTCTATGGCTCATATGTTCTTCTTCCAAGTAAACGCAGGCTTCTAA
- a CDS encoding proton-conducting transporter membrane subunit yields the protein MTVLAYLSVITSLLAPFLIGNVLGVDFFGKDSSIGLGLSLQAILGSFIAVYVYGYEKERKALVIFGYAVFFLSTGICYLVGKSLWLVLFWELSTISAFLLYIGGKWNDASIRSFVALVAAGGIGAFCFTFWIFSNDPRSGLFFLILGLLIKSAFFGVHFWLPEAHAGAPAHASAAYSGLLVNLPLVLFSKFALPLLPGTHYATILIPLAGIGVLWAGITALFSREVKKSIAYSTVENMNFLWLSLLISAYWQSSEQESLRMLSKAFGVLFLISLVHHSISKTFQFLFFGYLTKLSGKSESDENTGVGRISGIPTFLAAIGTMSFLAIPGTTGFLSESTFIKLLSAVLEVTDTSAALVLPLLILVCTGLAVGAAAHLKLFLGLVLSRPRTNFEDHGKNTTINVSLFLTGALVLISPLIILSLTNYYAVRVEWLDFSWFRGIGILNVIGLVILLSVGLLGLRHKIKERKLWDCGGLFGGSEVAIASSALSDPLAAPLGRYFADEAGNSRLDKGFIKILLRILSSLKAKIRGADDESISVDLTYSSFTVLTILIVIIIVRLAEGDIWSQLLSYWAF from the coding sequence ATGACAGTATTGGCTTATCTATCCGTCATAACTTCTCTTCTAGCACCTTTTCTAATAGGAAATGTGCTCGGAGTAGATTTTTTCGGGAAAGATAGTTCGATTGGTCTTGGGCTATCTCTCCAAGCGATACTAGGTAGTTTTATAGCCGTATATGTATACGGTTATGAAAAAGAAAGAAAGGCGTTGGTCATTTTTGGCTACGCCGTTTTTTTTCTAAGCACAGGAATTTGTTACCTGGTAGGAAAAAGTTTGTGGCTGGTTCTCTTTTGGGAATTGTCCACAATAAGCGCCTTTCTTCTTTATATAGGAGGCAAATGGAATGATGCCTCCATACGAAGTTTCGTAGCCTTGGTCGCTGCCGGTGGGATCGGCGCCTTCTGTTTTACGTTCTGGATCTTTTCGAATGATCCAAGATCCGGATTATTTTTCCTGATCTTGGGACTTTTGATCAAGTCAGCATTTTTTGGAGTTCATTTCTGGCTGCCGGAAGCACACGCAGGAGCACCTGCTCACGCTTCTGCAGCTTACTCCGGCTTACTCGTGAATCTACCTCTTGTATTATTCTCTAAATTTGCTCTTCCACTTTTACCTGGAACCCATTATGCAACAATCCTGATACCGTTAGCCGGAATCGGGGTATTATGGGCAGGGATCACTGCATTATTCAGTAGAGAAGTTAAAAAATCCATCGCTTATAGCACTGTGGAAAATATGAACTTCTTGTGGTTGAGCCTGCTTATCTCCGCTTATTGGCAATCCAGTGAGCAGGAAAGTTTAAGAATGCTTAGTAAAGCATTTGGAGTCCTTTTCCTGATTTCTTTGGTACATCATAGTATCAGTAAAACATTTCAGTTCCTATTTTTCGGATATCTTACTAAATTATCCGGAAAATCTGAATCGGATGAAAACACCGGCGTGGGAAGGATCAGCGGAATTCCTACATTCTTAGCCGCGATCGGGACAATGAGTTTTCTTGCAATTCCCGGAACCACAGGCTTCTTATCCGAATCCACATTTATCAAATTATTATCCGCAGTTTTAGAAGTTACTGATACAAGTGCAGCACTTGTTCTTCCACTTCTCATTTTAGTCTGCACAGGTTTAGCGGTAGGGGCAGCAGCTCACTTAAAACTTTTCCTAGGACTTGTTCTTTCCAGACCTCGTACAAATTTCGAAGACCATGGAAAGAATACAACGATCAATGTTTCTTTATTTTTGACCGGAGCCTTAGTGCTAATTTCACCTCTGATCATTCTTAGCCTCACAAATTATTATGCAGTGAGAGTGGAATGGTTGGATTTCTCTTGGTTTAGAGGGATCGGGATCTTGAACGTTATCGGTCTAGTCATATTGTTAAGCGTAGGGTTGTTAGGACTCAGACATAAGATCAAAGAGAGAAAACTGTGGGATTGTGGCGGCTTATTCGGCGGATCGGAGGTAGCGATCGCAAGTTCAGCTCTTTCCGATCCGCTAGCCGCTCCTTTAGGCAGATATTTTGCAGACGAAGCGGGCAATTCCAGATTAGACAAAGGGTTCATTAAGATTCTATTAAGAATACTTTCCTCTTTGAAAGCTAAGATCAGGGGAGCGGATGATGAGTCCATCTCCGTAGATTTAACTTATTCATCTTTTACCGTTTTAACAATTTTGATCGTAATCATTATCGTTCGTCTTGCGGAGGGAGACATATGGTCACAGCTACTTTCTTATTGGGCATTCTGA
- a CDS encoding NADH-quinone oxidoreductase subunit H, with the protein MVTATFLLGILIQILAFISLPFLCGGILQKIRAYAQGRRGAPVLQILYDTVRMIKKSPIDGPFSGFFSESSAIFAFAFGLVLWSLVSFEWASLLLIPFLIGMIRFATVAYAVENGTSFGGMGAARETLLFIFGEPILILVLVVLESNVVFHENFAHISFAILFFLGATLIVLSELAKPPFDDPRTHLELTMVHEAMLLEASGRTRAFFELAHQFKTASLFLLLTKLGLEHVEVFLGVSSVPIWKELASFGGAILLSALIGYWEANSTRRKWIWIPELLGLNFIFMLILGILLKLGK; encoded by the coding sequence ATGGTCACAGCTACTTTCTTATTGGGCATTCTGATCCAAATTTTAGCCTTTATATCTCTTCCTTTCTTATGTGGAGGGATTCTCCAGAAGATCAGAGCTTATGCTCAGGGTAGAAGAGGAGCACCTGTTCTACAGATCCTTTATGACACCGTAAGGATGATCAAAAAAAGTCCGATAGACGGTCCGTTCTCCGGATTTTTCTCGGAGAGTTCCGCAATATTCGCTTTTGCTTTCGGATTAGTTTTATGGTCCTTAGTTTCTTTCGAATGGGCTTCCTTATTACTAATTCCATTTTTGATAGGAATGATCCGATTTGCGACTGTGGCATATGCAGTTGAGAATGGAACTTCTTTCGGAGGAATGGGAGCAGCAAGAGAAACTCTTCTTTTCATCTTCGGGGAACCAATACTGATCTTAGTACTTGTAGTATTAGAATCTAATGTAGTATTTCACGAAAACTTTGCGCATATTTCTTTTGCGATCCTGTTTTTTTTAGGGGCTACATTGATCGTCCTCTCGGAGCTCGCCAAACCACCGTTTGACGATCCAAGAACTCACTTAGAACTCACAATGGTTCACGAAGCGATGTTATTAGAGGCTTCCGGAAGAACTAGAGCATTTTTCGAACTGGCCCACCAATTCAAAACCGCTTCTTTATTCTTACTCCTTACCAAACTAGGATTGGAACATGTGGAAGTATTTTTAGGAGTTTCATCCGTTCCGATCTGGAAGGAGTTAGCTTCCTTTGGAGGAGCCATTCTTCTTTCCGCATTAATCGGTTACTGGGAAGCAAATAGCACCAGAAGAAAATGGATTTGGATCCCGGAATTACTCGGACTGAATTTTATCTTCATGCTGATCTTGGGAATTCTTCTGAAGCTAGGTAAATAA